The genomic segment TGACATCATCGTTCGCGTTTGCGGCGGCGGTATCGAAGGACAAGCCATAGCTATCCGCTTAGGTCTTTCCCGCGCTCTTGTTCAAGAACGTAGCGACGTTCACCATGAATTCAAAGAACACGGCTTCCTTACACGCGATCCTCGTAAGAGAGAACGTAAGAAGTACGGTCTTGCTGGTGCTCGTAAACGCTTCCAATTCT from the Parachlamydiales bacterium genome contains:
- the rpsI gene encoding 30S ribosomal protein S9, whose translation is MIEEKVATGRRKTAVASVRLRPGSGKINVNSREFETYFPLEIQREAILAPFKSFGGHSHYDIIVRVCGGGIEGQAIAIRLGLSRALVQERSDVHHEFKEHGFLTRDPRKRERKKYGLAGARKRFQFSKR